AGATAGATCCGGGCGGCCATGTTGCTGTCGGTCATGATGGTGGCCGGGTTGGAATTGGCCAGGATCACCTCCAACCCCTCCTCGCGGAGCGCCTTGCAGGCCTGGGTACCGGAGTAATCGAATTCTGCCGCCTGACCGATGATTATGGGGCCGGACCCGATCACCATTACCCTCTTCAGATCCCTGTACCGTGGCATAGAATTGTCCTCCCCCTCTCCTAAGGCTCTAGTATTCGTCCCCGGTACATCACCAGGTTGCCCCCTACCATGGTGGCCAGGGGCCACCCGCGTAGTCTCCATCCCCGGAAGGGTGTGCTCTTTCCCCGGGATTGAAATTGCTGGGGATCTACCGGCATTTCCAGGTCCGGATCGATTACGGTGATGTCTGCCGCTTGGCCGGAAGTCAGGGAGCCCCCGGGTAAGCCCAGGATGGCCGCCGGTTGCCGGCTGAGCAGGGATACTGCCCGGGTCCAGCTTATGATTCCCGGCAGGATTAAGAAAGTGACCACCAGGGGAACCACCGTTTCCAGACCGCTAATCCCGAAGGGGGCGGCCTCGAATTCGGCCTCCTTCTCCTCTCTGGTATGGGGAGCATGGTCGCTGGCTATCGCGTCGAGGAGGCCTTCCGCCAGAGCCTGCTTGAGAGCCCGGGTATCTTCGGCGCCCCTCAGAGGCGGGTTCACCTTGGCCGAGGTGTCATATCCCTTGACCGTCTCCTCGGTGAGCAGGAGGTGGTGGGGAGTAACCTCGGCCGTAACCGGGATCCCCTCCCTCCGCGCCAGCCTCAGGAGTTCCACGCTGCCCCGGCTGCTCAGGTGGGCCAGGTGCAGACGGCCGCCGGTGAGGGCCGCCAGGCGCAAGTCCCGGGCCACCATTATTTCCTCGGCGGCCGCCGGCATGCCTCTAAGGCCCCACCGGTAGGAGTAAGGACCTTCGTTCATCTGCCCGCCCCGCGTGAGCTCCAGATCCTCGCAGTGGCTCACGATCGGCCGGTTAACCAGCCGGGCGTATTCCATCGCCTGGCGCATCACCCGGGAATTGGGCACCGGACGGCCGTCGTCGGAAAAGGCCACCGCACCGGCCTCGGCCAGCTCCACCATTTCGCTGATTTCTTCTCCCCTGCCGCCTTTGGTAATGTTGGCTATGGGATACAGGCGGCTGAGGTTAAGCTCCCGGCTCTTCTGAAGCACGTAAGCGATCAACGCCGGGTTATCCAGAGGCGGGTCGGTGTTGGGCATGCAGCACACGGCGGTAAACCCGCCTCTGGCCGCAGCCCGCAGCCCGCTCTCTATGGTTTCCTTATCCTCCTGGCCCGGCTCGCGCAGGTGCACGTGCATGTCGATAAAGCCCGGTGCCACCACTTTGCCGGTGGCCTCCAATTCCTTGCAGTCCGGCGCAGCCTTCAGGTTCGGTCCGACCTTAATTATCCGGCCGTCGCGCACCAGCACGTCCCGCACGTCGTCCAGACCCTGGGCGGGATCTACCACCCTGCCGCCCTTTATCAGCCAGTTCACCTACTCGCCTCCCAGAAGTAAGCTCAGGACTGCCATGCGTACCGCCACTCCGTTGGTCACCTGCTCCGCGATGGCCGAGCGCGGATCCTCAAGCAACTCCGGGCTCAGTTCCACGCCCCGGTTAACCGGGCCCGGGTGCATGAGCACCGCGTCCGGCGCGGCCAGAGAGAGCCTCTCCGCAGTCAGACGGTAAAGCCGCCGGTACTCGCGAAGCGAGGGCAGCAGGCCCTGAACCTGCCTTTCCCCTTGAAGCCGCAATGCTATCACCACGTCCGCGCCTTCCAAGGCCTCTTCCGGCCGCCAGGTAATGCGCGCGCCCATCTGTCCCAGGGCCGGCGGCAGCAAGGTAGGAGGACCGCACAGCCACACCTCGGCCCCGACCTTGGAGAGGCCCCAGAGATCGGAACGGGCCACCCGGCTATGTAAAATATCTCCGATGATGGCCACCTTGAGTCCGTGCAGTCGGCCTTTCCGCTCTTGAATGGTCAATAAGTCCAGCAAAGCCTGTGTGGGATGCTCGTGCCACCCGTCGCCCGCGTTGACCACCGCGGCCCGGATCCGGGAGGCCAAGAAGTGCGGCACCCCGGCGCTCGAATGCCGGATTACCAGGCAGGCCAACCCCATGGATTCCAGTGTAGTAACCGTATCCAGGAGGTTTTCCCCCTTGACCATGCTGCTCGCCGCCACATTGATGTTGACCACCTCTGCCCCCAGGGATCTGGCCGCAATCTCGAACGAGGTACGGGTGCGGGTACTGGGCTCGTAGAAAAGATTAACGACCCGCCTGCCTCGCAAGCTATTCAGGCGCTCGCCCGCAGCGTAGGCCCGGCGGTAGCGGCGCGCCGCCTCCAGCAGAGAGCGTATTTCCTCCACGCTCAATTCCTCGAGGCCGAGCAGATCCTTGCTTCTCAGCCGCATGCGCCCCTCCCTCGCAAAAAATCCCCCCGCTTTTGCTCAGCGAGGGGATTCCAGGATCACCACTTCCTCCGTTCCGTCTATCTCCGGCAATCGGACCTCTACAATTTCTTTCTTTGATGTGGGCAGGTTCTTG
The nucleotide sequence above comes from Clostridia bacterium. Encoded proteins:
- a CDS encoding aspartate carbamoyltransferase catalytic subunit: MRLRSKDLLGLEELSVEEIRSLLEAARRYRRAYAAGERLNSLRGRRVVNLFYEPSTRTRTSFEIAARSLGAEVVNINVAASSMVKGENLLDTVTTLESMGLACLVIRHSSAGVPHFLASRIRAAVVNAGDGWHEHPTQALLDLLTIQERKGRLHGLKVAIIGDILHSRVARSDLWGLSKVGAEVWLCGPPTLLPPALGQMGARITWRPEEALEGADVVIALRLQGERQVQGLLPSLREYRRLYRLTAERLSLAAPDAVLMHPGPVNRGVELSPELLEDPRSAIAEQVTNGVAVRMAVLSLLLGGE
- a CDS encoding dihydroorotase is translated as MNWLIKGGRVVDPAQGLDDVRDVLVRDGRIIKVGPNLKAAPDCKELEATGKVVAPGFIDMHVHLREPGQEDKETIESGLRAAARGGFTAVCCMPNTDPPLDNPALIAYVLQKSRELNLSRLYPIANITKGGRGEEISEMVELAEAGAVAFSDDGRPVPNSRVMRQAMEYARLVNRPIVSHCEDLELTRGGQMNEGPYSYRWGLRGMPAAAEEIMVARDLRLAALTGGRLHLAHLSSRGSVELLRLARREGIPVTAEVTPHHLLLTEETVKGYDTSAKVNPPLRGAEDTRALKQALAEGLLDAIASDHAPHTREEKEAEFEAAPFGISGLETVVPLVVTFLILPGIISWTRAVSLLSRQPAAILGLPGGSLTSGQAADITVIDPDLEMPVDPQQFQSRGKSTPFRGWRLRGWPLATMVGGNLVMYRGRILEP